A single genomic interval of Candidatus Rokuibacteriota bacterium harbors:
- a CDS encoding 4'-phosphopantetheinyl transferase superfamily protein, with amino-acid sequence MTAAPSAPAVTLRSDSCWRAPDERLTLCPALVHVWRAGLDWEPARIREAETALAPDEQARAQRFFFERDRTRYVAGRATLRAILGRYLGVPPEGVGLCYGPRGKPALASSQTAAALRFNLAHSDGLALYAITLGRELGVDLERLRPEFATDAVAENFFSSAEVATLRGLSTGRQVRAFFDCWTRKEAYIKARGDGLWLPLDRFEVALAPGEPAALLATHDDPAEARRWSLRQLQPGPGYAGALAVEGGGWRLECWQWPEGLASACQP; translated from the coding sequence ATGACCGCCGCGCCGAGCGCGCCGGCTGTCACGCTGCGGTCCGATTCGTGCTGGCGGGCGCCGGATGAGCGGCTCACCCTGTGCCCCGCTCTGGTTCACGTCTGGCGGGCGGGGCTGGACTGGGAGCCGGCACGCATCCGGGAGGCCGAGACGGCGCTCGCGCCCGATGAGCAGGCGAGGGCACAGCGGTTCTTCTTCGAGCGCGACCGCACCCGGTACGTCGCGGGCCGGGCGACCCTGAGGGCGATTCTCGGTCGCTACCTGGGCGTGCCACCCGAAGGCGTCGGGCTCTGCTATGGCCCTCGCGGCAAGCCCGCCCTGGCCTCGAGCCAGACAGCGGCAGCTCTCCGCTTCAATCTCGCCCATTCCGATGGGCTGGCCCTCTATGCCATCACCCTGGGACGGGAGCTCGGCGTCGACCTCGAGCGGCTCCGGCCCGAGTTCGCCACCGATGCCGTCGCCGAGAACTTCTTCTCGAGCGCGGAGGTGGCCACCCTGCGCGGGCTGAGCACCGGTCGGCAGGTGCGGGCGTTCTTCGACTGTTGGACCCGGAAGGAAGCCTATATCAAGGCGCGGGGGGACGGTCTCTGGCTACCGCTGGACCGCTTCGAGGTGGCGCTGGCGCCGGGTGAGCCGGCCGCGCTGCTGGCCACTCACGACGACCCCGCCGAGGCCAGGCGCTGGTCGCTCCGCCAGCTGCAGCCGGGACCCGGCTACGCGGGCGCCCTGGCGGTGGAAGGCGGCGGCTGGCGCCTCGAATGCTGGCAGTGGCCGGAAGGGCTGGCCTCGGCGTGTCAGCCGTGA